AACCGGTTTATCCTATGGGTGAACCGCTCAGTGTCGAGCTTGGTCCGGGCCTTATCGGCTCCATCTTTGACGGTATCCAGAGGCCGCTTGACATAATATCCGCCCACTCGGGTTCGTACATAGCCAGGGGTGTGGAATACGCACCGCTGGACAGGACAAAAAAATGGCACTTCGTCCCCGCCCGGACGGTGGGGGAGAATGTAGGCCCGGGAGATATCCTGGGCACCGTCCGTGAGACGGTGCTTGTGGAGCACAGGGTAATGGTTCCACCCGGTGTCGAGGGCAAACTTGTTGCCCTCGGAGAGGACGTCTACACCCTGGACGAGGTGGTGGCAGAGGTAAAAACTTCTGAGGATACTGTGGGCGTAAAGATGATCCAGAAGTGGCCTGTGAGACAGCTAAGGCCGGTAGCCAGAAAACTACCGCCCGGCGAGCCCCTGGTTACGGGACAGAGGGTAATCGACACCTTTTTCCCGGTGGCAAAGGGCGGCACGTCGTGTGTGCCCGGACCGTTTGGCAGCGGGAAGACGGTTGTGCAGCATCAGCTGGCAAAATGGTCGGACGCCGACATTATAGTCTATGTCGGTTGTGGCGAACGCGGCAACGAGATGGCAGACGTACTCCTTACGTTTCCCGAGCTGAAAGACCCCAGGAGCCACGAATCCCTGATGGAACGTACCGTGCTGGTGGCAAACACCTCCAACATGCCGGTCGCCGCCAGAGAGGCCTCCATCTTTACCGGCACAACTATAGCAGAATACTACAGGGACATGGGCTACCACGTAGCCCTTATGGCCGACTCTACCTCTCGCTGGGCTGAGGCCATGAGAGAGGTCTCCTGCAGGCTGGAAGAGATGCCCGGTGAAGAGGGTTTTCCGACGTATCTGGGCAGCAGACTTGCCAGCTTCTACGAGAGGTCTGGAAGCGTGGAGTGTCTTGGAAGGGATGCCCGGGGCAAAGAGGGAAGAAGGGGAAGCCTGAGCATTATCGGTGCGGTTTCTCCACCCGGGGGCGACCTTTCCGAGCCTGTCACCCAGGCCACCCTGAGGACGGTAAAGGTCTTTTGGGGCCTGGACGACAGGCTTGCCTCCCAGCGGCATTTTCCCGCCGTGAACTGGCTCACAAGCTACTCCCTGTACCACCAGGTGGTAGACAAATATGTTACCGAAAAGATAGGGCCGGGGTGGAATAAGAACAGGGCAACGGCCCTGCGCCTGCTGCACAGGGAATCAGAGCTTGAGGAACTGGTCAGACTGGTCGGTGTAGAGGCCCTTTCTCCTGAGGACAAACTCATTATGGAAATAGCCAAGATGATAAGAGAGGATTTTCTCCATCAAAACGCCTACCACGAACTGGACACCTACACCTCGCTTGAGAAACAGTTTTACATGCTGAACATTATACTGAAATTCTACACCAAGGCGCAGGAGGCGGTAGATAAGGGCGTTGAACTCTCAGGCATCATGGAAATACCGGTTAAAGACAACGTCTCCGACCTGCGGCTGGCGACCGAAGGAGACACGGAGTTCTTCGTGCAGATGGAGAGGGACATCGAAAGCCAGATAAACGAGCTTATATAGGGGAGCGATATTGGTATTTAAGGAATATCTTACGGTAAAGGACATCTTCGGACCTCTAATGCTGATAGAGCACGTAGACGGTGTCACGTACGGGGAACTCGCCGAGGTAAAGCTCGACGATGGCCGGATAAGGCGGGGAAGGGTGCTCGAGATAGCGGACTCCTGTGTCCTGATACAGGTATTCGAGGGTACCCTGGGATTAGGGAGGGACAACGTTCGTGTAAAGTTCCTTGGCAAGGGACTTGAGATAGGGGTCTCCCCGGATATCCTCGGCCGGATCTTTAACGGCGCGGGCAAGACCATAGACGGCGGTCCAAACATTATCCCGGATAAGAGACTGAATATAAACGGCAACCCGATTAACCCCTGCGCACGAGACTATCCCAGCGAATTCATACAGACCGGCATATCTTCAATAGACGGCCTGAATACCCTGGTAAGGGGACAGAAACTCCCCATATTCTCAGGTTCAGGGCTTCCCCATGCGAAACTTGCCGCTCAGATAGCCCGCCAGGCACAAGTACCCGGCTCTCCCGGGGGCTTCGCGGTGGTGTTTGCGGCCATGGGAATAACCTTCGAGGAGGCAAACTACTTTATCTCCGACTTTCAGGCAACCAGGGCCATAGAAAGGGCCGTCGTATTCGTAAACCTGGCAGAGGACCCGCCGATAGAACGCCTCGCCGTGCCCAGGATGGCACTGACTACGGCCGAGTATCTGGCCTATGAGCTGGACATGCATGTCCTCGTAATTCTCACCGACATGACCAATTACTGCGAAGCGCTTAGAGAGGTATCGGCCGCGCGTAAAGAGATTCCCGGCAGGAGAGGATACCCGGGCTACCTTTATACAGACCTCGCTACTATTTACGAGCGGGCCGGCCGAATCAAGGGTAAGAAGGGCTCCATTACCCAGATACCTATCCTGACCATGCCGGAAGACGACAAGACCCACCCCGTTCCCGACCTGACGGGGTATATAACCGAGGGACAGATAATCCTCTCCCGGTCGCTCCACCTGCAGGGCATCTATCCGCCCATCGACGTCTTGCCGTCGCTGTCGCGGCTGAAGGACAAGGGCATCGGCGAGGGTAAAACCAGAGAAGACCATGCCGATATCTCAAACCAGCTCTATGCGTCATACGCCAGGGGCAAGGCGGTAAAGGAGTTGGCCGTTATCCTTGGCGAGGGCGCCCTGAGCCCGTTAGACCTGTCCTTCGTAGACTTCTCAGACCACTTTGAAAATGAGTTCATCCGGCAGCTTGAGGGGGAAAACAGGTCCATCAACGATACCTTGGACATAGGCTGGAAATTATTCGGACTGCTGCCGAAAAAGGAGTTGAAGAGGATACGGCATGAATATCTGGACAAGTACTACAGGGAGAGAAAGAGGTGAGGCTAAAGGTCAACCCCAACAGGATGGAACTCTTGCGACTCAGGCGCAGATATGCCCTGGCCCTGAGAGGCCACAGGATGATAAAGGACAAACTGGAGGGTCTTGTTAAGGAATTTCTGAGCTTATCACGGGATTACAAGGATGTACGCGGGGCCGTTGACAGGGAGCTGCCGGAACTGCTTAAGCCCTTTGTTTTGGCCAGGTTAACCTCTCCCAAAGGCGCGGTCACAACGGCCCTGGAACACTCCGTAAGCGCGCTTGAGCTAGAGCTCGGACACAGCCGTGTACTGAACGTCACGTTACCCAGTTATAATGCAGTCTTACCTCCCGCGCCGCGCTACAGCCTGCTTGACACCGCCGGCAACCTCGACACGGCCGTATCACGGCTCAGGGACTATTTGCCCAGGATACTAAGGCTCACCGAGCTGGAGCATTCCGTCTGGTTACTGGCCAGGGAGGTGGAAGAAACCAGGCGCAGGGTAAACGCCCTGGAGTATATACTCATACCGGAGCTGAGAGGGTCCATCAGGTCCATCAAGGCAAGGCTGGACGAGATGGAGCGTTTCAATATCTCAAGGCTCATGAAGGTCAAAGAGATACTGGAGGCCAAAAGAACCACTTTCTAAAACTTGTATTCACTCTATACATCTTTAGTGATATCTGTTAATATTCGACATGAGGCTAAAGTTTGTTCCATAGCTTATCGAGGAGGGAATGATGCGCAAAAGTTTGAAGAGGCTTACTATTCTACCGCTTGCCGCGGGACTTGTTATGCTGTCGCTGTCATGGACGTCTTTCTTCAGCGTAGAGTCCGTCCAGGCAGAGCGTTCCAGGGCCGAGATTGAGAGGCTGCAGGAAGCTGCCGTAAAGTTCCAGGACTTGTTCGGAGAGATAGCAAACTACGTCAAGCCGTCCGTTGTCCACGTCAAGTCGGTAAAGGTGATAAAGCAGGAGCAGTTCAGGCAGTTTCATCCACCCGGCGGTGGAGCCCAACCCCATGGTTTTGGGGACGATTTCTTCGAGCGCTTTTTCGGCGGACGCCCACCTAAGCAGGAGGGTTTCGGTTCCGGGGTAATCGTAGACTCCAAGGGATATATACTCACAAACAACCACGTAGTGGAAGGCGCGGATGAAATCTACGTAATTATGCCGGGTACGAAGAAGGAAATAAAGGCAGAGGTCGTCGGTTCCGATCCACCAACGGATATCGCGGTAATAAAGATAGACGGTGACGGGCTCCCGGTAGCAAAATTAGGAAACTCAGACGACGTCCACGTAGGTGACTGGGTACTTGCGGTCGGTAACCCTTTTGGGCTGACCCAGACGGTAACCTCCGGGATTATCAGCGCCGTGGGACGTGCCAACGTCGGCATTGCAGACTACGAGGATTTCATCCAGACGGACGCCGCAATCAACCCGGGAAACAGCGGCGGTCCCCTTGTAAACCTGCAGGCAGAGGTAATCGGTATCAATAGCGCGATATTCACCAGAAGCGGCGGATACCAGGGCATTGGCTTTGCCATTCCCATAAATATGGCAAAGACCGTTATGAACAGCCTTATTGAGCACAAGAGGGTTGTCAGGGGATGGCTCGGTGTGGCAATCCAGGATATTAGCGAAGATCTGGCCGAATCGTTTGGCCTGTCCGAGCCCGAAGGCGTGCTGATAAGCGACGTTACTCCCGACAGCCCGGCAGAGAAGGCCGGTATGCAACGCGGTGACGTGGTAGTTGGATATCAGGGTAAGGAGATAGAAGACACAAACGACTTGAGGAACCTGGTTGCACAGACACCCGTAGGCACGCAGGCGTCGCTGGAGGTGCTCCGCGACAACAAGCCCGTACAGCTTACCGTAGACATCGGAGAACAACCCGCCGACCTCTTCGCACGGCCCGGTATGCCCGGCGAACAGAAAGCAGAGCCACCGAGGGACTACGGCATGTCGCTTGATGACCTGACGCCGCAACTGGCACCGCGCTTCGGTTATGAGGACGAGACGGAGGGTGTGCTGGTCACGAATGTGATGCCTGGCGGTCTGGCTGCCGAGGCTGGTTTGCGGCCGGGCGACTTGATAAGGGAAGCAAACAGACAAAAGACCAGCAACACAAAGGAGTTCTGGGAGATAGTACAGGATTCGCCGCAGGACAAAGGCATCCTGCTGCTTGTCAAGAGGGGCAAGGCCACTCACTATGTACTTTTAAAGCCGGAATAACAGACACTCTTACGTTCTAAGGCTGAGCATGAGAGACCTTGCCGCACCAAGCGGGCCGGCATTGTCTCCCAGCTCAGCCTTAACTATTTTCAGCCCTTCCACTACCTTGGAAAAGGCCCTTTTCCTCACCTCTTCACGAACCGGGCCAAAAAGACACTCTCCAAGTTTACTCACCCCGCCGCCAACGACGACTACGTCGGGGTTTAATACGTTTGCAAGACTGGCAACGGCTACGCCGAGTATTCTGCCAGTATCCTCTATGGCCCTCCTGGCCAGCTCGTCTCCAGACCGCGCCCGTCTTCCTATACTCTCCGGTGTAACCCTGCCGTCATTTTTAAGACCCTCTTCCTTCCCAATAAGCCCTTGCATACTCAAGATGAGTCCCTGGGAGGAGGCATAGGCCTCAAGGCAGCCCCTGTTGCCGCATGCACATCTGCGGCCGTTGCGCACCAGTGTCATGTGCCCGATCTCCCCGGCAACCCCGCCTACGCCATGCCATACCCTGCCATTCAGGATTATCCCGCCGCCCACACCGGTCCCGAGGGTAATACATATCAGGCACCTTGCTCCCCTGCCCGCGCCCTTCCAGTGTTCACCCAGGGCAACCAGATTGGCATCGTTGTCAAGAGACACCGGCAAGTTCAACCTCTGCTCAAGTATGTCCCTCAGCGGCACGTTCGACCATCCGGGAAGATTCGGCGGGTCAAATACTACGCCTTTTATCGGGTCCAGCGGGCCGGCAAACCCTACACCCACCCCCGTAACGTCCACCATGCCGGCACCCGCCTTCTTCGCCGTGTCCTTCAATGTCAGTATCAGGCGCTCTATCAGCGCATCCCGGCCCTTGCGGGCGAGTGTGGACCGCTTCATTACCGCAAGAACCTGCCCCCGGCCGTCCACGGCGACGGCCTTTATATTGGTCCCGCCAACGTCAATGCCGAGCACTAACTTCTTTAATGTTCTTCTTCTCTTCTTCATAAAGGTCTTGGAGGGATCGGCGGGTCATCTTGACAAGACTACGATCCCGGTATAGTACGCTCTCAAAGTCGGTAATGAATCCCGGCCATAAGGATAGCTACTGTAGTATCGCAAGTCAAGGTTACTGGCAGCCGTAATTTAAATAATTTGCCTTTGCCCATAAATAAAAGTATAAAAATAATTCAAGGGATACAGGGCAGGGGCTCCATCCCCTGCCGTAAGCGGGCAAAGTGAACTTATACGGAGGACGGGGCGGTTGGTTAACATTAGCGCGGCAATTATGGCTGGCGGCAAGAGCGAAAGGATGGGCCGGGACAAGGCCCTCTTGAAGATAGGCGACCTTACCGCGGTAGAGTTTCAACTCCAGAGATTGAAACCCATCTTTGAGGAAATAATCCTCTCTACAAATGCCCCGGAAGAGTTTGAGGCACTGGGTATACCTGCCATCCCGGACATCATATCCGATAAAGGTCCACTGGGCGGGATTTATACGGCGCTCTCGAATATCAAAAACCCTTACCTCTTTGCGATAGCCTGTGACATGCCCTGTGTAAGCCCTGCGCTCATCCAATACATGAAGGAGAGGTGTGAGGGATATGACGTCACAATACCGGAGACGGAGGGTGGACTGGAACCCCTGCATGCCATCT
This genomic window from Candidatus Bathyanammoxibius amoris contains:
- a CDS encoding V-type ATP synthase subunit A; this translates as MKEGVITKVSGPLVIARELTGTNINDMVRVGEQRLLGEVIEIRSEEYSIQVYEETEGIGPGQPVYPMGEPLSVELGPGLIGSIFDGIQRPLDIISAHSGSYIARGVEYAPLDRTKKWHFVPARTVGENVGPGDILGTVRETVLVEHRVMVPPGVEGKLVALGEDVYTLDEVVAEVKTSEDTVGVKMIQKWPVRQLRPVARKLPPGEPLVTGQRVIDTFFPVAKGGTSCVPGPFGSGKTVVQHQLAKWSDADIIVYVGCGERGNEMADVLLTFPELKDPRSHESLMERTVLVANTSNMPVAAREASIFTGTTIAEYYRDMGYHVALMADSTSRWAEAMREVSCRLEEMPGEEGFPTYLGSRLASFYERSGSVECLGRDARGKEGRRGSLSIIGAVSPPGGDLSEPVTQATLRTVKVFWGLDDRLASQRHFPAVNWLTSYSLYHQVVDKYVTEKIGPGWNKNRATALRLLHRESELEELVRLVGVEALSPEDKLIMEIAKMIREDFLHQNAYHELDTYTSLEKQFYMLNIILKFYTKAQEAVDKGVELSGIMEIPVKDNVSDLRLATEGDTEFFVQMERDIESQINELI
- a CDS encoding V-type ATP synthase subunit B, which codes for MVFKEYLTVKDIFGPLMLIEHVDGVTYGELAEVKLDDGRIRRGRVLEIADSCVLIQVFEGTLGLGRDNVRVKFLGKGLEIGVSPDILGRIFNGAGKTIDGGPNIIPDKRLNINGNPINPCARDYPSEFIQTGISSIDGLNTLVRGQKLPIFSGSGLPHAKLAAQIARQAQVPGSPGGFAVVFAAMGITFEEANYFISDFQATRAIERAVVFVNLAEDPPIERLAVPRMALTTAEYLAYELDMHVLVILTDMTNYCEALREVSAARKEIPGRRGYPGYLYTDLATIYERAGRIKGKKGSITQIPILTMPEDDKTHPVPDLTGYITEGQIILSRSLHLQGIYPPIDVLPSLSRLKDKGIGEGKTREDHADISNQLYASYARGKAVKELAVILGEGALSPLDLSFVDFSDHFENEFIRQLEGENRSINDTLDIGWKLFGLLPKKELKRIRHEYLDKYYRERKR
- a CDS encoding V-type ATP synthase subunit D, encoding MRLKVNPNRMELLRLRRRYALALRGHRMIKDKLEGLVKEFLSLSRDYKDVRGAVDRELPELLKPFVLARLTSPKGAVTTALEHSVSALELELGHSRVLNVTLPSYNAVLPPAPRYSLLDTAGNLDTAVSRLRDYLPRILRLTELEHSVWLLAREVEETRRRVNALEYILIPELRGSIRSIKARLDEMERFNISRLMKVKEILEAKRTTF
- a CDS encoding DegQ family serine endoprotease, which gives rise to MMRKSLKRLTILPLAAGLVMLSLSWTSFFSVESVQAERSRAEIERLQEAAVKFQDLFGEIANYVKPSVVHVKSVKVIKQEQFRQFHPPGGGAQPHGFGDDFFERFFGGRPPKQEGFGSGVIVDSKGYILTNNHVVEGADEIYVIMPGTKKEIKAEVVGSDPPTDIAVIKIDGDGLPVAKLGNSDDVHVGDWVLAVGNPFGLTQTVTSGIISAVGRANVGIADYEDFIQTDAAINPGNSGGPLVNLQAEVIGINSAIFTRSGGYQGIGFAIPINMAKTVMNSLIEHKRVVRGWLGVAIQDISEDLAESFGLSEPEGVLISDVTPDSPAEKAGMQRGDVVVGYQGKEIEDTNDLRNLVAQTPVGTQASLEVLRDNKPVQLTVDIGEQPADLFARPGMPGEQKAEPPRDYGMSLDDLTPQLAPRFGYEDETEGVLVTNVMPGGLAAEAGLRPGDLIREANRQKTSNTKEFWEIVQDSPQDKGILLLVKRGKATHYVLLKPE
- a CDS encoding ROK family protein; this translates as MKKRRRTLKKLVLGIDVGGTNIKAVAVDGRGQVLAVMKRSTLARKGRDALIERLILTLKDTAKKAGAGMVDVTGVGVGFAGPLDPIKGVVFDPPNLPGWSNVPLRDILEQRLNLPVSLDNDANLVALGEHWKGAGRGARCLICITLGTGVGGGIILNGRVWHGVGGVAGEIGHMTLVRNGRRCACGNRGCLEAYASSQGLILSMQGLIGKEEGLKNDGRVTPESIGRRARSGDELARRAIEDTGRILGVAVASLANVLNPDVVVVGGGVSKLGECLFGPVREEVRKRAFSKVVEGLKIVKAELGDNAGPLGAARSLMLSLRT
- a CDS encoding molybdenum cofactor guanylyltransferase produces the protein MVNISAAIMAGGKSERMGRDKALLKIGDLTAVEFQLQRLKPIFEEIILSTNAPEEFEALGIPAIPDIISDKGPLGGIYTALSNIKNPYLFAIACDMPCVSPALIQYMKERCEGYDVTIPETEGGLEPLHAIYSRDCIPAIKKKLESNGSGRVISFFPDVKVKVVTEEETAGIKGGHDAFLNINTMEDYQRVLKLLKIKKT